In Erigeron canadensis isolate Cc75 chromosome 1, C_canadensis_v1, whole genome shotgun sequence, a single window of DNA contains:
- the LOC122585110 gene encoding cytoplasmic 60S subunit biogenesis factor REI1 homolog 1-like, which produces MTGVMTCNACNTEFTEENDQKLHYKSEWHRYNLKRKIAGVPGVTEALFLARETTLAEERSKLNGPAMLYTCRLCGKGYRSAKAHAQHLKSRSHTMRASQGGLDDENDAVIKPLPPRAVKKSPQQKEEFDDESDESDEWVEVTENDVVGEMASSSAHMEMNDEDDDDTDDDMDEDDEVDPTCCFMCDQEHKTIESCMVHMHKHHGFFIPDIEYLKDPSGLLTYLGLKVKRDFICLYCNSNCQPFNSLEAVRKHMVAKSHCKVHYGDDDEEEEAELEEFYDYSSSYVDANGKKIVSSDGTDDGIELGSGGSELIITTVNDDIISTKAIGSREYLRYYRQRPRPSATGVPMTAVLAARYRSMGLSTVQSKENMVRMKVMKQMNRTGVDYMRSKMGMKSNVIRNLPKNVTH; this is translated from the exons ATTGCAGGCGTTCCTGGAGTGACAGAAGCTCTCTTCTTAGCCAGAGAAACAACACTTGCTGAAGAGAGAAGTAAGCTGAATGGTCCTGCTATGCTGTACACATGTCGCCTATGTGGCAAAGGTTATCGAAGTGCCAAGGCTCATGCTCAGCATCTGAAGTCTCGATCTCACACTATGCGGGCTTCTCAGGGCGGTCTTGATGATGAGAATGATGCAGTAATAAAGCCACTTCCACCCCGTGCTGTGAAGAAGTCTCCCCAACAAAAGGAAGAGTTCGACGATGAAAGTGACGAAAGTGATGAATGGGTGGAGGTTACTGAGAATGATGTTGTTGGTGAAATGGCATCATCCTCTGCGCATATGGAAatgaatgatgaagatgatgatgatactgACGATGATATGGATGAGGATGATGAAGTTGATCCAACATGTTGCTTTATGTGTGATCAAGAGCATAAGACAATTGAAAGCTGTATGGTTCACATGCATAAGCATCATGGCTTTTTCATACCCGACATCGAGTATTTGAAAGATCCCAGTGGTCTTCTCACTTATTTGGGACTTAAG GTTAAGCGTGATTTCATATGCTTGTATTGCAACAGTAACTGTCAACCATTTAATAGTTTGGAAGCAGTTAGGAAGCATATGGTGGCAAAAAGTCATTGTAAAGTACACTATGGtgacgatgatgaagaggagGAGGCTGAACTAGAAGAGTTTTATGATTATAGCAGCAG CTATGTTGATGCAAATGGAAAGAAGATCGTTTCATCCGATGGGACAGATGATGGTATTGAACTTGGGAGTGGTGGATCTGAGCTAATCATCACTACAGTAAATGATGATATAATATCAACCAAAGCAATTGGTTCCAGGGAATATTTACGTTATTATCGTCAGAGACCACGCCCATCTGCAACTGGAGTTCCCATGACTGCTGTATTGGCTGCAAG ATATAGGAGCATGGGCTTGTCAACAGTTCAGTCAAAGGAGAACATGGTGAGGATGAAGGTGATGAAACAGATGAACAGAACAGGTGTAGATTATATGCGTTCCAAGATGGGCATGAAAAGCAATGTCATCCGAAACCTGCCTAAGAACGTCACACATTAA
- the LOC122585348 gene encoding uncharacterized protein LOC122585348 — MEWKKCYLDVVLVPLSFMITIGYHIWLWHKVRTQPLSTIIGTNNHGRRLWVSTIMEDNDKKNILAVQTLRNTIMGATLMATTSILLCSGLAAVISSTYSVKKPINDTLYGAHGEFMVALKYVTLLLVFLASFMCHSLSIRFINQVNFLINCPPESTVTCEYVSELLEKGFTLNAVGNRIFYSALPLMLWIFGPVLVFVCSITMVPMLYNLDLVFGNSKEKKMSEMANGV, encoded by the exons ATGGAATGGAAGAAGTGTTATCTCGATGTAGTGTTGGTGCCATTATCATTCATGATCACTATCGGCTATCACATATGGCTATGGCATAAGGTCCGAACGCAACCACTATCTACAATTATCGGCACCAACAATCATGGACGCCGCTTGTGGGTATCGACCATTATGGAG GATAAtgataagaaaaatatattggCTGTTCAAACACTTCGAAACACAATAATGGGAGCAACCCTGATGGCAACAACATCAATACTTCTGTGTTCGGGTCTAGCAGCAGTCATTAGCAGCACGTACAGCGTTAAGAAACCAATCAACGACACTCTCTATGGGGCTCACGGAGAATTTATGGTAGCACTGAAATACGTTACACTCCTGCTTGTATTCCTCGCGTCTTTCATGTGTCACTCTCTATCGATCAGATTCATTAATCAAGTTAACTTCTTGATCAACTGCCCACCGGAATCAACAGTGACATGTGAGTATGTTTCTGAGCTTTTAGAAAAAGGGTTCACACTTAATGCAGTGGGGAATCGGATTTTCTATTCAGCACTTCCGCTCATGCTATGGATATTCGGCCCTGTGCTTGTGTTTGTTTGTTCAATCACCATGGTACCTATGTTGTATAATCTTGATCTCGTGTTTGGAAATTCCAAGGAGAAGAAGATGAGTGAAATGGCAAATGGGGTGTGA